TAATTATGTAACTTTTTGTTCCTGCTTTTTACCCACAGTTCCGTTCTCAACCGGGAAAAGAAAATAAATAAAATGGAGCCCTCAACCAGAATCGAACTGGTGACCTCATCCTTACCATGGATGCGCTCTACCTACTGAGCTATGAGGGCTCTTGGTTGCGGGGGAAGGATTTGAACCTTCGACCTCCGGGTTATGAGCCCGACGAGCTACCAGCTGCTCCACCCCGCGGTTTTATATTATTTGGTGGAGGGGGAAGGATTTGAACCTTCGAAGCGATCACGCAACAGATTTACAGTCTGCCCCCTTTGGCCACTTGGGTACCCCTCCGTCAATCGCAAAAATGATTATACTACAGCTTCGTTTCTATGTCAACACTTATTTTATGGACCATTCCTGGCGATTTCTGGCGTTAGCCTTTAAAGTTGCTCTCTTCCCTTTTTTCCAAATAACGTTCGAGCTTTCTTTTCACCCGTTGCAACGCATTGTCAATGGATTTGACGTGCCGGTGCAGGTCCTGGGCAATCTCCTGGTAAGAACGGCCGTCCAGATACGAAACCAAAACACGCCATTCCAAATCACTTAAAAATTCACCCATCTTATTCTCAATATCCACATATTCTTCCCGGCTGATCACCAACTCCTCCGGGTCGGTCACTTTGTTCCCGGAGATTACGTCCATCAAGGTCCGGTCGGATTCTTCGTCATAAATGGGTTTGTTCAATGAGACATAAGAGTTCAACGGGATGTGCTTCTGGCGGGTCGCCGTTTTAATCGCCGTGATAATCTGGCGGGTGATACAAAGTTCGGCAAAAGCACGGAAAGAAGCCAACTTATCATGGCGGAAATCCCGGATCGCTTTATAAAGGCCGATCATCCCTTCCTGGATGATGTCTTCCCGGTCAGCCCCGATCAAAAAATAAGAACGGGCTTTGGCACGGACAAAATTTTTATATTTATTAATCAGGTACTCCTGGGCACCGATATTACCTTGCCTGGCGGCTTCGACAATTGCCTCATCCATCATATTATCATAAACTTCATAGTTTTTTTGCGGATTGGCCCCCACGAACATCGCCTCCAGACAAAATAAAAGATATAACATGTCCCATTTACTGAACATTATACAACAGGCCATTACAATCGTCAAGGCAAATTGCTTATCTTCACCGCCGTTAGCTGGATTAATTACATAATATTGGACCGGGTTTAATCCTTCTCCTGTATGTCATGTGGACGGCGACGGCGGAGTACCTCGTAGAGCAGAATTCCCGCCGCTACGGAAACGTTAAGCGAAGAAACCCGCCCTTGCATGGGAATTCGCAGCAGGAGGTCGCATTTCTCCTTGGCCAACCGGGAAAGGCCTCTCCCTTCGCTGCCCAGAACCAGGCAGAGCGGCAACGTCAAGTCAAAGGTTGACGTCCAGAGATTATCCCCGGCCTGGTCGGCACCGATCACCCAACAACCTTTGGCTTTCAGCTCTTCAATCCCGCGCACTGTATTTTTAACCACCGCCACCGGAAGATGATTCGCCGCGCCGGCCGATGCTTTCAGCACCGTTGCGTTTAAACCGGCGGACCGCCGCTCCGGCAGGATGACCCCATGACCGCCACCGACCTCCACCGTCCGGATGATGCTCCCCACATTGTGGGGATCCTCGACGCCATCCAACAACACCAGGAGCGGATTTTCGCCCCGGGCGCGGGCCTGAGCCAACAGGTTGTCCACGGTTACGGTGGTCAGCGGCTCCGCCAACGCCATGACCCCTTGGTGGCGACCCGTGGTGGCCAGGCGGTCCAATTCCTTTCGTTCACAATATTCGAGCGGGATCCCCCGTTCCTGCACCAAGGCGACAATGGCGCTTACCTGTGGGCCATGGGCCTGCTTCGCAATATACACTTTTTTCAGTTTCCTTCCGGCCTGCAGTGCCTCCCAGACCGGATTTCGCCCTTCCAGCCATTCTCCCCGTTCTTGCGCCGCCATAATCCGCTTCCACCTCTTTGGATGAAGATTATCCTGCCCGCAGCCCCGCGGACACCGGACAGATCATAGAACACAAAAGCTTAATCTAAAACCGTACAAATTGGCCAAGACAATTGACAGCCCCATTTGTCCATCCGATCTTCCCTAAGCCTCTCCGTCAACCTCTTCCCGCGTATAAGGCCGGCCACAGGTCATCGCCCCTTCGGAGCATTTGCCCTGGACCAGGCAGGCCGGTCCCGCTTCCCGAAAGAGCAGGGGAGCGACCTTGATCACTTCCTGCCGGATCTTCCAGGCCAATGCCCGGATCTCCCACTGGGCCCGGCGACAACAACGCAAGCTGAAGAAATGCAACAGGCTCCGGGCGTTCATCGTCATGATCAACTGGGTTTGGCAGGCATTCGGCAGTAAATAACGGGCATCCTCCTTCGGGATCCCCAGCGCCGTCAGGCGGTTATACCCGGCCTGGATCTGCCCGATCACCCGCATAAACTCTTCCTGCGCCACCGGATCGGCCGCCACCGTAGGAGGAACGACCACCGCAAAAGCGGCTTCGTTGACGTAACGCTGGGATCGCTGGGAATAGGAAGCAATCCGGTGCCGCACCAACTGGTGGCTTAAAGCCCGGCTCACCCCGGTGATGGCAAAAGTAAAAGCCACATGCTCAAAGGGGGAAAGGTGGCCGTAGTCCACAAGCTTATCGATAAATTCCTGTTGTTTCTCCGGCGTAAACCCCGCCCACACTTCCTCCGCGGCCTGTGGGGCATAGCAGAGCCGCGCCGCCGTGGCGACGACCCGCTCCGGTTCGGGCGTATGGCTTAAGAGCTTTACTTCCATGTTTCTCCCTCCTGTCGGGCGGCTTTGGGCTTCGACCCGGCTTGTGGTGTTGCTCTCTCCTGTTCTGCTTTTAAATAAGCAAAACCGGCCGCCATCAACTCCGCCATGCGTTCTTTCCTTCCCGTCAAGTACAGATAACCGAGGAGACTCTCCCAGGCTGTACTGTAACGGTACGTCACCGCATTGGTGTGGGCCGGAATATGCCCGCATTTTTGGTTCCGTCCTTTACGGATCAGCTCTCGCTCTTCCGCCGTAAGGCGGGGGGTGATGTAACTCACGATCCGGGCCTGGGCCTCCGCCCGTACATATTTGATGGCTTCCCGGTGCAGTTCGCCCGTATTGCGGTAAGCCGGGTCCCGTACCAATTGTTCGCGCACATAAACCTCGTAGAGGGCATCGCCCAGGTAAGCCCAGTGGGCCGGTGACAATTCATCTGCCTTTGGCAACTGACAACTTCCTTCCTGTACAACTTCCTTCCGGGTGGGTTGCTTTAATAAATTTCAACCGTACCATACACCCCGTCGTACCCGGGGGTAACCTTAAGCAGGCCCAGGCGTACCCGGCGTACTCCTTCGGCCACCCGCACCCCGGCCGTCTCCGCTAAGTCCTCGAGGGGAACCTCCCGAAGAATACTCAATTCGGGACCGTGGGTCGCCAGCATCCGGTCGTACAGACGCTGGACTTTTTTCGTTCCTTCTCCCGCCTGTTCTGCTTCGGCAATAATTTTGGATAAGGACAGTAACCTTTCCGCCGGACGGGCCGCCGGGGGTTGTCCTTCCTCCGCCCGGTCGGCCAGGACCGCCACCCGGTGGAGTACGCCGACGGTAACCCGGCGTCCACAGACCGGACATCTTTCCCCGGCAGCCATCGTCTGCTGGGGAGACCAGCGCACCCCGCAGGCCCGGTGCCCGTCCCAATGGTACTTTCCTTCTTCCGGGAAAAACTCAACCGTTCCCATTAGCCCCGGAAACGGACGGCGGAGCGCCCGCCGCAAGCCGGAAAAAGAGAGTTCGGTTTCGAACCGTGTTGCCTCCCGGGCCAGCTTGGCTGGGGAATGGGCGTCCGAGTTGGAGACAAGGGCGTAATCATCAAGTATACTGAGCCGGCGGTTCATGGCCGGATCAGAGGACAATCCGGTCTCCACGGCATGGATTTCAGCGGTTAAGTCCCCGTAACACTCTTCCAGACTGTTAAAGCCGGTCTTCATTCCGAACACCGAATAATGGGGTGTCCAGATATGGGCCGGGATCAGCACCGCCGCGGGAGCCACCTCCAGGGTAATGGCCAATAAATCACGACTGTCCAATCCCAAAGTGGGCCGCCCGTCACTGTGCAGGTTGCCGTAACGCTCCAGGCGGCCGGCAAGACGCTCCGCCGCTTCAAAATGGGGCAACAGGATCAGATGGTGGACCTTCCGGGTTTTCCCCGCCTTTTTATATACGGTGCTGACCTCTCCCGCCAGGACAAACCGGACCGTCGGGGCCATCGGCAGGTCCGAACCGGGCGGGAGCTCACAGGACGGTTTCAAACGCCAGAGGCCTTCTTCCGCCTCTTCCAGTTTGGTCCGGAGCTCGTCCCGCCACCCGGGGTGGGTGAGATCGCCGGTCCCGATGAGCGTTAATCCTTTCCGGCGCGCCCAAAAGACCAGTTGTTCGGGGGTGATCTCTTTACTGGCGGCCATCGCGTAGCGTGAATGTACGTGAAGATCGGCCCAATAGTGCATCGTTTTGGCTCCTGGTCTAACTTTTTTGCTTCCTTCTCCCCGTATTATACCAGATTTCCACCGGCCAAAAAGGCCCGAAATCTGTTCGGGCCAAAAATTTTCAGGAGACGCGGTTGACTACCGCTTAAAGTGAACAGGCTTCACCTGTTTCGGCTTCGGGCGGTCCTTCAATCCCACCGGTCTCCACCGGTCCCGGTTCCCGGTCCTGTTCCGGTCCTTCCTCCACGGCCACCATGTTTTCCTGCCGGCTCCGGAGAGCACTTGGTCTTTGCAGATATTCCTGGCAAAGCTCATCGGCCACCTGAACCAGCTGTCGCAACCGGTCCCAGGGTGCGTCTTCCGGTTGGCCCCCCAGATCCTGCCCCGTCTCCCCTTGCCCCTTTAGCGCCAGCAGGGCCGTATTTTCCCGGGCGAGATGGTCGGTTACCGTCGCCGTGAACTCTTCACCCCAGCGTACAAACTCCCGGCCCGCGTTAGGCCGGCCGCTGCTTAAAGGTTTGATGGTGGCCTCCAGTTTCGCCAGCGCGGCTTTGATCCGTTCGTGGTCACCCTGCAAACGCTCGGGTAAACCATGGTTCAATTTACGGTAAAGGGCAAAGGCAAATTCCTCTTCCCAACTCATATGTTCCTGGGCGAGAAAGTCCCGCCAAAAACGGAGTGTGTTCTCCAGATGCACGATATTAACCCCCTTGGCTTTCTTCAGTCGCTGGTTCAGTTCCTTTTGGACCTGGAGCATTTCCTGGATTCCCTGGTGCTCCAAAGTGATTCGTGCCAAGTATTCCATCTTTCCCCCTCCTTTATGAACAAATCTCCCCTTTGCCATTACTATCGACCCAACATCTTTTTTATGCTTAAATCCGGTCTTATCCCGAAAATTACTATTACAAAAAAAAGACCCTTTCGGGTCTTGCGCCTTACGAAATTAACGGCCGCTCAAGACAGCCTCCTGACCACCAACTCCTCCCCCCAGGCGGCAAAATCAACCCGGTGGGAAAGGAGGATCACTTGCCGTTCGGCG
The sequence above is a segment of the Capillibacterium thermochitinicola genome. Coding sequences within it:
- a CDS encoding Mini-ribonuclease 3, with amino-acid sequence MPKADELSPAHWAYLGDALYEVYVREQLVRDPAYRNTGELHREAIKYVRAEAQARIVSYITPRLTAEERELIRKGRNQKCGHIPAHTNAVTYRYSTAWESLLGYLYLTGRKERMAELMAAGFAYLKAEQERATPQAGSKPKAARQEGETWK
- the rlmB gene encoding 23S rRNA (guanosine(2251)-2'-O)-methyltransferase RlmB; protein product: MAAQERGEWLEGRNPVWEALQAGRKLKKVYIAKQAHGPQVSAIVALVQERGIPLEYCERKELDRLATTGRHQGVMALAEPLTTVTVDNLLAQARARGENPLLVLLDGVEDPHNVGSIIRTVEVGGGHGVILPERRSAGLNATVLKASAGAANHLPVAVVKNTVRGIEELKAKGCWVIGADQAGDNLWTSTFDLTLPLCLVLGSEGRGLSRLAKEKCDLLLRIPMQGRVSSLNVSVAAGILLYEVLRRRRPHDIQEKD
- a CDS encoding hemerythrin domain-containing protein translates to MEYLARITLEHQGIQEMLQVQKELNQRLKKAKGVNIVHLENTLRFWRDFLAQEHMSWEEEFAFALYRKLNHGLPERLQGDHERIKAALAKLEATIKPLSSGRPNAGREFVRWGEEFTATVTDHLARENTALLALKGQGETGQDLGGQPEDAPWDRLRQLVQVADELCQEYLQRPSALRSRQENMVAVEEGPEQDREPGPVETGGIEGPPEAETGEACSL
- the thyX gene encoding FAD-dependent thymidylate synthase, which produces MEVKLLSHTPEPERVVATAARLCYAPQAAEEVWAGFTPEKQQEFIDKLVDYGHLSPFEHVAFTFAITGVSRALSHQLVRHRIASYSQRSQRYVNEAAFAVVVPPTVAADPVAQEEFMRVIGQIQAGYNRLTALGIPKEDARYLLPNACQTQLIMTMNARSLLHFFSLRCCRRAQWEIRALAWKIRQEVIKVAPLLFREAGPACLVQGKCSEGAMTCGRPYTREEVDGEA
- the sigH gene encoding RNA polymerase sporulation sigma factor SigH; protein product: MFVGANPQKNYEVYDNMMDEAIVEAARQGNIGAQEYLINKYKNFVRAKARSYFLIGADREDIIQEGMIGLYKAIRDFRHDKLASFRAFAELCITRQIITAIKTATRQKHIPLNSYVSLNKPIYDEESDRTLMDVISGNKVTDPEELVISREEYVDIENKMGEFLSDLEWRVLVSYLDGRSYQEIAQDLHRHVKSIDNALQRVKRKLERYLEKREESNFKG
- a CDS encoding endonuclease Q family protein, whose translation is MHYWADLHVHSRYAMAASKEITPEQLVFWARRKGLTLIGTGDLTHPGWRDELRTKLEEAEEGLWRLKPSCELPPGSDLPMAPTVRFVLAGEVSTVYKKAGKTRKVHHLILLPHFEAAERLAGRLERYGNLHSDGRPTLGLDSRDLLAITLEVAPAAVLIPAHIWTPHYSVFGMKTGFNSLEECYGDLTAEIHAVETGLSSDPAMNRRLSILDDYALVSNSDAHSPAKLAREATRFETELSFSGLRRALRRPFPGLMGTVEFFPEEGKYHWDGHRACGVRWSPQQTMAAGERCPVCGRRVTVGVLHRVAVLADRAEEGQPPAARPAERLLSLSKIIAEAEQAGEGTKKVQRLYDRMLATHGPELSILREVPLEDLAETAGVRVAEGVRRVRLGLLKVTPGYDGVYGTVEIY